In Flavobacterium sp. WV_118_3, one DNA window encodes the following:
- a CDS encoding metal-dependent hydrolase: MDSVTQIVLGAAVGEKILGRKIGNRAMLYGAIAGTIPDLDVVIGLFLDPLSAVEIHRGFSHSILFFSILSPLLGWFIARREKDSKVSVMNGAGLVFWALFTHALLDAFTTWGTQLLWPMAYKFAFRSIFVVDPLYTIPFLFCLIMAMRKARTDYNRTQWNNRGLKISSAYLMLTLVLKGVTYYKFQRAITLSGLEVVALETKPTPLNTILWTATAETKTAYWIGDYSFFDTRPIVFNAYPKNHEFLDGFMQDKTMLRLVDLSEGKYTVTKKDGKLYFNDLRFGLLNRNSTNPEFAFCYELLPSKSGFKVREVPKTRAEGLLLLQQLWKRISGN, translated from the coding sequence ATGGATTCAGTAACACAGATAGTACTCGGAGCGGCAGTTGGCGAAAAAATTCTCGGTCGGAAAATAGGGAACCGGGCCATGCTATATGGTGCTATTGCAGGGACAATCCCGGATCTGGATGTTGTGATCGGACTATTTTTAGATCCGTTATCCGCTGTTGAAATCCATCGGGGATTTAGTCATTCCATTCTGTTTTTTAGTATTCTGTCGCCATTACTGGGCTGGTTTATTGCCCGAAGGGAAAAGGATAGCAAAGTTTCCGTGATGAATGGTGCCGGTCTGGTTTTCTGGGCTTTGTTTACACATGCTTTATTGGATGCCTTTACGACCTGGGGAACGCAATTATTGTGGCCTATGGCGTATAAATTTGCTTTTCGCTCCATTTTTGTAGTCGATCCATTATATACAATCCCGTTCCTGTTTTGTTTGATCATGGCTATGCGGAAAGCACGTACAGATTACAATCGTACGCAATGGAACAACCGCGGACTTAAAATCAGTTCGGCTTATCTGATGCTGACACTGGTGCTAAAAGGAGTTACGTATTATAAATTCCAACGGGCAATAACACTTTCCGGATTGGAGGTGGTAGCACTCGAAACCAAACCAACACCCCTAAATACGATACTCTGGACAGCGACAGCAGAAACGAAAACGGCCTATTGGATTGGTGACTATTCTTTTTTCGATACCAGACCCATCGTTTTTAACGCGTATCCTAAAAATCACGAATTCTTAGATGGTTTTATGCAGGATAAGACAATGCTACGGTTGGTCGATTTGTCGGAAGGCAAATATACCGTTACAAAAAAAGACGGAAAACTATATTTTAACGATTTACGTTTCGGATTACTGAATCGAAATAGTACCAATCCGGAGTTTGCGTTTTGCTACGAGCTGTTACCTTCCAAAAGCGGATTTAAAGTTCGTGAAGTTCCGAAAACCAGAGCAGAAGGACTATTGCTACTACAACAGCTCTGGAAAAGAATCTCAGGAAATTAA
- a CDS encoding META domain-containing protein, with the protein MRKISFISGLILLLVVAGCKCTKNAAAYDKLTANGWELEYITGVRIAFEGLYPDTKPQLSFTKTGEANGNSSCNPFSTRYTTKEPNSIAIEAPKAMTMRFCEGEGERRFLDMMQKINKYDVTPDGKLVLLMDDIVAMRFKKKP; encoded by the coding sequence ATGAGAAAAATATCCTTTATTTCGGGGCTAATATTGCTTTTAGTAGTAGCCGGCTGTAAATGCACAAAAAATGCAGCAGCCTATGATAAACTAACAGCCAATGGCTGGGAACTGGAATATATCACCGGTGTGCGTATTGCTTTCGAAGGATTATATCCGGACACGAAACCGCAATTGTCGTTTACCAAAACCGGAGAAGCAAATGGAAATAGCAGTTGTAATCCGTTTTCAACCCGTTATACCACAAAAGAACCGAACAGTATTGCGATTGAAGCGCCAAAAGCCATGACCATGCGCTTTTGTGAAGGAGAAGGGGAGCGTCGTTTTCTGGATATGATGCAGAAAATCAATAAATATGATGTGACTCCCGACGGAAAACTCGTGTTGCTAATGGATGATATCGTAGCCATGCGTTTTAAAAAGAAACCGTAA
- a CDS encoding inclusion body family protein → MDAELKNAQELEAALSNVALITNIQVIIDTDKIINDYPKGGSTDSTKPTGIGHQYQYMVASNLTGSAGSGTADLVINAVSGDVVRFNAVSEYDNFNNAVIIYNIQKFGGTDVFGPFTSKVFTAAGVQPSAGASPLPIQQVSGMSYWFYQADVIKPGTENYNVSFALYTMDRASGNMKLFGYFVWDPTIIVK, encoded by the coding sequence ATGGATGCAGAATTAAAAAACGCACAGGAGTTAGAAGCAGCATTAAGTAATGTTGCCTTGATTACCAACATTCAGGTAATTATTGACACGGATAAGATTATAAATGATTATCCGAAAGGTGGTAGTACTGACTCGACAAAACCAACAGGTATTGGGCACCAATATCAGTATATGGTGGCTTCTAATTTAACTGGAAGTGCAGGAAGTGGAACAGCAGATTTAGTGATCAATGCGGTTTCCGGAGACGTTGTCCGATTCAACGCGGTATCGGAATATGATAACTTTAACAATGCGGTTATCATCTATAACATTCAGAAATTTGGCGGTACGGATGTATTTGGCCCTTTCACCTCGAAAGTATTTACGGCAGCCGGAGTGCAACCTTCTGCTGGCGCGTCGCCACTTCCGATTCAGCAGGTTAGCGGAATGAGTTATTGGTTTTATCAGGCAGATGTGATCAAACCCGGAACCGAAAACTATAATGTTAGTTTTGCCCTCTATACGATGGATCGAGCATCGGGCAATATGAAATTATTCGGTTACTTCGTTTGGGATCCAACAATTATTGTGAAATAA
- a CDS encoding TolC family protein, which translates to MKNSSLWLGTFFLFGVFSTEAQEKKMALEEAIQLAMTQSTEAKMADTKVATKAFEMQSVKNRQYPDLKVSGQYQRLTNADVNLKIGGGGEEGSGAAPKVNQLMLGQASASVPLFAGFKIQNNIKVAENLYQAEQYTAKNTKEQVALDVVKLYVNLYKAQESTQLITENIKSAEQRVKDFKAMEANGLIARNDLLKAQLQVSNYKIALEDAKKNVSTINFQLATLLKLPESTQIVPNAAVFDKSNILNTTAEDALSGRNDLEAIRSQQKAADANVKIAQANYYPSISLMGGYIALDLQNVMTVTNAMNFGVGLSYDLTSIFKNGKEVKAAKSKAHEAEQVVEMMTDRVKVENQQANENYQLALKQNKVYQEAVEQATENYRIVKDKYDNGLSDTNDLLEADVAQLQSKINLAYSKANSIEKYYTALAASGKLTASVTLTKN; encoded by the coding sequence ATGAAGAATAGTTCCCTCTGGTTGGGCACCTTCTTTCTATTTGGTGTTTTCTCTACTGAAGCTCAGGAGAAGAAAATGGCATTGGAAGAAGCCATCCAACTGGCTATGACACAAAGTACCGAGGCAAAAATGGCCGATACCAAAGTGGCCACCAAAGCATTCGAAATGCAATCGGTAAAAAACCGTCAATACCCCGACTTAAAAGTCAGTGGACAATATCAGCGCCTGACCAACGCCGATGTGAACCTGAAAATTGGCGGTGGTGGTGAAGAAGGATCCGGTGCGGCACCCAAGGTAAACCAGCTTATGCTTGGACAAGCAAGCGCATCGGTACCCTTGTTTGCCGGATTTAAAATCCAGAACAACATCAAGGTAGCCGAAAACCTGTATCAGGCCGAACAATACACGGCCAAAAACACCAAAGAACAAGTAGCTCTTGATGTAGTAAAACTTTATGTAAACCTATACAAAGCACAGGAAAGCACTCAATTAATAACTGAAAACATTAAGAGTGCCGAACAACGCGTAAAGGATTTTAAAGCAATGGAAGCCAATGGTCTGATTGCCCGAAACGATTTATTAAAAGCGCAATTACAGGTATCCAATTATAAAATTGCTTTGGAAGATGCGAAGAAAAATGTAAGCACGATTAACTTCCAACTGGCCACTTTATTAAAATTACCGGAAAGCACACAAATCGTTCCGAATGCTGCTGTTTTTGATAAAAGCAACATTTTGAATACTACAGCAGAAGACGCTTTAAGCGGGCGAAATGATCTGGAAGCCATCCGTTCCCAACAAAAAGCTGCCGATGCCAATGTAAAAATCGCTCAGGCCAATTACTATCCGTCGATTTCATTGATGGGAGGTTATATCGCTCTGGATCTTCAGAATGTAATGACTGTTACCAACGCGATGAACTTTGGTGTTGGTCTTTCGTATGACCTGACTTCTATTTTCAAAAACGGAAAAGAAGTAAAAGCCGCGAAAAGTAAAGCACACGAAGCCGAACAGGTTGTCGAAATGATGACCGACCGCGTAAAAGTGGAAAATCAACAGGCTAACGAAAACTACCAACTGGCTTTAAAACAAAATAAAGTATACCAGGAGGCGGTTGAACAGGCTACCGAAAACTACCGTATTGTAAAAGACAAATACGACAATGGCTTGTCGGATACCAACGATTTACTGGAAGCCGACGTAGCGCAACTTCAGTCTAAAATCAACCTGGCCTACTCCAAAGCCAACAGTATCGAAAAATACTATACCGCACTGGCTGCCAGTGGTAAATTAACCGCATCCGTAACACTCACCAAAAACTAA
- the yaaA gene encoding peroxide stress protein YaaA: protein MKIVISPAKSLDFETTLPTRLYTESSFLKEANTVHRVLKKKKPKQLSELMAISEKLADLNWQRNQDWATPFTPENARPAVYAFNGDVYVGLDAYSLPMEKLPVLESKLRILSGLYGLLKPLDLIQPYRLEMGTKLPVGKSKDLYEFWKPKITKALNSELKKDELFINLASNEYFSAVDKKALKVPVITPEFKDYKDGKLKMISFFAKKARGMMVRYIIDTDAQTIDDLKGFNYEGYQYDANLSKGNTLVFTR, encoded by the coding sequence ATGAAAATTGTAATATCGCCAGCCAAATCGTTGGATTTTGAAACTACACTACCTACGCGACTGTATACAGAATCGTCTTTTTTAAAAGAAGCTAATACGGTACATCGGGTATTGAAAAAAAAGAAACCCAAACAGCTTTCGGAATTGATGGCTATTTCCGAAAAACTCGCCGACCTGAACTGGCAACGTAATCAGGATTGGGCAACACCGTTTACACCGGAAAATGCACGCCCTGCAGTATATGCGTTTAATGGTGATGTATATGTTGGACTCGATGCCTATTCTTTACCGATGGAAAAATTGCCCGTATTGGAATCAAAATTGCGAATTCTCTCCGGTTTATACGGATTGCTGAAACCGTTGGATCTGATACAACCCTACCGACTGGAAATGGGAACCAAACTTCCGGTGGGAAAAAGTAAGGATTTATATGAATTCTGGAAACCAAAAATCACAAAAGCACTAAACAGCGAACTTAAAAAAGATGAGCTGTTTATTAATCTGGCCAGTAATGAATATTTTTCGGCCGTGGATAAAAAAGCCTTGAAAGTTCCCGTTATCACTCCGGAATTTAAAGATTATAAAGATGGAAAATTAAAAATGATCAGTTTCTTCGCCAAAAAGGCGAGAGGTATGATGGTGCGTTATATTATCGATACCGACGCACAAACAATCGACGATCTGAAAGGGTTTAATTATGAAGGTTATCAGTATGATGCGAATCTGAGTAAAGGAAATACACTGGTATTTACGCGCTAA
- a CDS encoding TetR/AcrR family transcriptional regulator produces MSEFNDKQHEILLVAERLFSEHGFDGTSVRDIAKAANINVAMISYYFGSKEKLLEALIIARIAGLRLQIENLHKEALSPFEKIDKLIELYITRINKNKGMYQIIHFEISSKKREINCESFNEVKRYNLEALRDIIEEGQEKGVFKPNINITLIPPTVMGTFFHFQMNRTFYTELLELDTEEKYDHYIKNDLTKHIQKTIKALLTYEE; encoded by the coding sequence ATGTCTGAATTTAATGATAAACAACACGAGATTCTGCTGGTTGCAGAACGGTTGTTTTCCGAACATGGTTTTGATGGAACTTCTGTCAGAGACATAGCCAAAGCGGCCAATATCAATGTAGCGATGATCTCCTACTATTTTGGTTCAAAAGAAAAACTACTGGAAGCCCTTATTATTGCACGTATCGCCGGTTTACGCCTTCAGATTGAAAACTTACACAAAGAAGCGCTTTCTCCTTTTGAAAAGATCGACAAACTTATCGAACTGTACATCACCCGTATCAACAAAAACAAAGGGATGTATCAGATCATTCATTTTGAAATCAGTTCCAAAAAAAGAGAAATCAACTGTGAGTCCTTTAACGAAGTGAAACGCTATAACCTGGAAGCCTTACGAGACATTATTGAGGAAGGACAGGAAAAAGGTGTTTTTAAACCCAATATTAACATCACCCTGATTCCACCAACTGTGATGGGTACTTTTTTCCATTTCCAGATGAACCGTACGTTTTATACGGAATTATTAGAACTCGATACCGAGGAAAAATATGATCATTATATCAAAAACGATTTAACAAAACACATACAAAAAACCATTAAAGCACTTTTAACCTATGAAGAATAG
- the trpA gene encoding tryptophan synthase subunit alpha encodes MNRITQKLQEDKKILSLYFTAGYPNLNDTVPIIQTLEKSGVDMIEIGLPFSDPLADGPTIQASSTEALENGMTTERLFDQLKDIRKTVQIPLLIMGYFNPILQYGIANFCRKCAEIGIDGLIIPDLPVGVYETNYQAIFEQNGLLNIFLITPQTSEERIRHIDKISSGFIYMVSSANVTGSQNSFGKEQENYFKKIAGMDLKNPQIVGFGIGNRATFLQATQHQKGAIIGSAFVNFLKKNPLQNIPDFIKTIV; translated from the coding sequence ATGAATCGCATCACACAAAAACTACAGGAAGACAAAAAAATCCTTTCTTTATATTTTACCGCCGGTTATCCGAATTTAAACGACACGGTACCGATTATCCAAACCCTTGAAAAAAGTGGCGTGGATATGATCGAAATTGGCTTACCGTTTAGCGATCCCTTGGCCGACGGACCAACTATTCAGGCGAGTTCGACCGAAGCGTTAGAAAACGGAATGACCACCGAACGTTTGTTTGATCAGTTAAAAGACATTCGGAAAACGGTTCAGATTCCGTTATTGATCATGGGTTATTTTAATCCGATATTGCAATATGGCATCGCCAATTTTTGTCGAAAATGTGCCGAAATAGGAATCGACGGATTGATCATTCCTGATCTTCCCGTTGGTGTTTATGAAACCAACTATCAGGCTATTTTTGAGCAAAATGGCTTACTGAATATTTTTCTAATCACCCCACAAACATCCGAAGAGCGTATCCGCCATATCGACAAAATCTCCAGCGGATTTATCTATATGGTGAGTAGCGCAAATGTCACCGGAAGTCAAAATTCCTTTGGAAAAGAGCAAGAGAATTACTTTAAAAAGATTGCCGGAATGGATTTAAAAAATCCGCAGATTGTCGGATTTGGCATTGGTAATCGGGCGACGTTTTTACAGGCGACGCAACATCAAAAAGGCGCGATTATTGGTAGTGCTTTTGTAAATTTTCTAAAAAAGAACCCGCTTCAAAATATTCCGGATTTTATAAAAACTATAGTTTAA
- a CDS encoding phosphoribosylanthranilate isomerase yields the protein MKKSFLLKICGLKYPENITAIAALQPDYMGFIFYKESTRFCDNILPEIPKTIQKTGVFVDANLTTILETIERYELQAVQLHGSETPELCTAIRNASDVEIIKTFSIDTTFDFRKLEDYETVCDYYLFDTKGKLPGGNGFPFDWKILENYPSAKPYFLSGGIAIDHINTIPTTGLKPYAIDINSKFETAPGLKDITLCKQALLTIKND from the coding sequence ATGAAAAAATCATTTTTACTTAAAATATGTGGACTAAAATATCCGGAAAATATTACCGCAATAGCCGCCTTACAACCGGACTATATGGGCTTTATTTTCTATAAAGAATCCACTCGATTTTGTGACAATATACTCCCTGAAATTCCAAAAACAATTCAAAAAACCGGTGTTTTTGTCGACGCCAATCTAACGACGATTTTGGAAACTATAGAACGCTACGAATTACAAGCCGTACAATTACACGGATCGGAAACACCCGAATTATGTACCGCCATTCGAAATGCGTCAGATGTGGAAATCATCAAGACTTTTTCGATCGACACCACTTTCGATTTCCGAAAACTCGAGGATTATGAAACCGTTTGTGATTATTACCTGTTCGACACCAAAGGAAAATTACCCGGCGGAAACGGTTTCCCTTTTGACTGGAAAATTTTAGAAAACTATCCGTCTGCAAAACCCTATTTTTTAAGCGGTGGAATTGCTATTGATCACATCAACACAATACCAACAACAGGACTAAAACCCTACGCCATAGACATTAACAGCAAATTTGAAACAGCACCCGGTCTAAAAGACATAACGCTATGTAAACAGGCACTTTTAACGATAAAAAACGATTAA
- the trpB gene encoding tryptophan synthase subunit beta — protein sequence MNTTYHANEQGYYGEFGGAFIPEMLYPNVEELRQRYLAIMEEPAFQSEFHALLTDYVGRPTPLYFAERLSKKYNTRIYLKREDLCHTGAHKINNTIGQVLLAKRLGKKRIIAETGAGQHGVATATVCALMGLECIVYMGEIDIQRQAPNVARMKMLGAEVRPATSGSKTLKDATNEAIRDWINNPVDTYYIIGSVVGPHPYPDMVARFQSVISAEIQTQLFEKEGRKNPDYVIACVGGGSNAAGAFYHFLDDASVQLIAVEAAGKGIDSGESAATSALGKTGIIHGSKTLLMQSEDGQITEPYSISAGLDYPGVGPLHAHLFTSGRAEFAAATDNEAMQAGLELCKTEGIIPAIESAHALAVLNQRSFGADDIVVINLSGRGDKDLNTYTSYFGF from the coding sequence ATGAATACAACCTATCACGCAAACGAACAAGGTTATTATGGTGAATTCGGTGGAGCATTTATCCCGGAAATGCTCTATCCGAATGTAGAAGAACTGCGGCAACGCTATTTAGCCATCATGGAAGAACCTGCATTTCAATCGGAATTCCATGCATTATTAACCGATTATGTAGGTCGTCCTACACCACTCTATTTTGCCGAACGACTTTCGAAAAAGTACAACACCCGGATCTATCTGAAACGCGAAGATCTTTGCCATACGGGCGCGCATAAAATCAATAACACTATCGGACAGGTTTTATTAGCCAAACGACTGGGTAAAAAACGCATCATTGCCGAAACCGGCGCTGGTCAGCATGGCGTTGCCACCGCTACGGTTTGCGCCTTAATGGGACTGGAATGTATTGTTTATATGGGTGAAATTGACATCCAGCGGCAGGCGCCAAATGTAGCCCGGATGAAAATGCTTGGTGCCGAAGTACGCCCGGCCACTTCCGGTTCGAAAACACTAAAAGATGCCACGAATGAAGCCATCCGCGACTGGATTAACAATCCCGTAGATACCTATTATATTATCGGTTCGGTGGTTGGCCCGCATCCGTATCCGGATATGGTTGCCCGTTTTCAAAGTGTTATTTCAGCCGAAATTCAAACCCAATTATTTGAAAAAGAAGGGCGTAAAAACCCCGATTATGTGATTGCCTGCGTAGGAGGTGGTAGTAATGCGGCTGGTGCTTTTTATCATTTTCTGGATGATGCCAGTGTACAACTCATCGCTGTGGAAGCCGCCGGAAAGGGAATTGATTCCGGAGAAAGTGCCGCGACTTCAGCTTTAGGTAAAACCGGTATCATCCACGGAAGCAAAACCCTATTAATGCAATCGGAAGACGGTCAGATTACCGAACCCTATTCTATTTCGGCCGGATTGGACTATCCCGGTGTAGGTCCGTTACACGCGCATTTGTTTACCAGTGGTCGCGCCGAATTTGCTGCGGCTACCGATAATGAAGCCATGCAAGCCGGATTGGAACTTTGTAAAACCGAAGGGATTATTCCGGCGATCGAAAGCGCCCACGCCTTAGCCGTACTGAATCAGCGTTCCTTTGGAGCCGACGATATTGTTGTGATCAACCTTTCCGGTCGTGGCGATAAAGACTTAAACACCTATACCTCCTATTTCGGATTTTAA
- a CDS encoding HlyD family secretion protein, with translation MEKKPSNKKFIIVLGTLVILGSVYGIFKYMHAQAHEETDDAQIEKNMNPIIPRVSGYVAKVYVKDNDFVKKGDTLFVIDNKDYLVRVEEAKAALASAESAFEVSKADVSASAANISISDATIQSNVGNIDAAKIRLGRAQNDFERYENLYKNHSITKQQYEQALAAKQEAEKQVEVLQQQRNASAHQREAVVSKTNVANKQTSVAAANIKKAQASLEAAELNLSYTVITAAVDGQVSNIDIQPGQMVQPGQSLFYIINNQETWVVANFKETQLNKMREGQKVIIAVDAYPDIKFEGEVNSFSPATGARFSILPPDNATGNFVKTIQRLPVKIKLTPGNDPEKVKLLRPGMNVEVDVHVK, from the coding sequence ATGGAAAAAAAACCATCAAATAAAAAATTCATCATTGTTCTGGGAACACTAGTTATTCTGGGTTCGGTATACGGAATATTCAAATATATGCACGCTCAGGCGCACGAGGAGACCGACGATGCGCAGATCGAAAAAAACATGAATCCAATTATACCGCGTGTATCGGGATATGTAGCGAAAGTATATGTAAAAGACAATGATTTCGTTAAAAAAGGCGACACGCTTTTTGTAATCGACAACAAAGATTATCTGGTACGTGTAGAAGAAGCCAAAGCGGCTTTAGCCAGTGCTGAAAGCGCTTTTGAAGTGAGCAAAGCCGATGTAAGTGCTTCTGCTGCGAACATTTCGATTTCCGATGCGACAATCCAGTCGAATGTTGGAAATATCGATGCGGCAAAAATCCGCTTGGGACGTGCTCAAAATGACTTCGAGCGTTATGAAAACCTGTATAAAAACCACTCGATTACCAAACAACAATATGAGCAGGCTTTAGCAGCGAAACAAGAAGCTGAAAAACAGGTTGAAGTATTACAACAACAACGTAATGCCAGTGCACACCAACGCGAAGCTGTGGTTTCTAAAACGAATGTAGCCAACAAACAAACATCGGTAGCTGCGGCCAACATCAAAAAAGCACAGGCTTCGTTAGAGGCAGCCGAATTGAATCTAAGCTATACTGTAATCACTGCCGCTGTAGACGGTCAGGTATCCAATATCGACATTCAACCGGGACAAATGGTTCAACCGGGACAATCGTTATTCTATATTATCAACAACCAGGAAACCTGGGTTGTGGCGAACTTTAAAGAAACGCAGTTAAACAAAATGCGTGAAGGTCAGAAAGTGATCATCGCTGTTGATGCGTATCCGGATATCAAATTCGAAGGAGAAGTAAATTCCTTTTCACCGGCAACGGGAGCACGTTTTTCCATCCTTCCTCCGGACAATGCAACCGGTAACTTCGTAAAAACAATCCAACGTTTACCGGTAAAAATCAAATTAACACCAGGCAACGATCCTGAAAAAGTAAAATTATTACGTCCGGGAATGAACGTAGAAGTTGACGTACACGTAAAATAA
- a CDS encoding MDR family MFS transporter has product MEATGEDNLVEYGFRRVIITITAVLCALLEIVDTTIVNVALNDMRGSLGATLTDVAWVITAYAIANVIVIPMTSWLSQQFGRRNYFAASIIIFTVSSFLCGNASNIWELVAFRFIQGMGGGALLVTAQTIITESYPAAKRGMAQAIYGMGVIVGPTLGPPLGGYLVDNFSWPYIFYINIPLGIIATVLTLSFVKSPKYGEKLKANQVDWWGIVFLSSFIGSLQFVLEHGQQDDWFADPIIVTLSVVSFFGLLLFIWRQLTYKYPIVNLRVLQDRNLRVGTIMCFILGFGLYGSTFIIPIYTQSILGWTATDAGLLLIPSSIMTGFMMPIIGRLIQKGVPQSYMVAAGFLLFFIFTFWMHNVITPDTGTEHMFWPLILRGVGLGLLFVPITTLALSTLKGKNIGEGAAFTGMMRQLGGSFGIAIITTFIARFTQSHRVDLIANLDGSKFEVQQRIQQLQMGFMSKGFSSSEALDKAHKAIEMSVMKQSTVLAYMDIFMYLGILFLICVPFVLLIKKGAGGKVDMSNVH; this is encoded by the coding sequence ATGGAAGCAACCGGAGAAGATAATTTAGTAGAATATGGCTTTCGAAGAGTCATCATCACAATCACCGCGGTACTTTGTGCCTTGCTGGAGATTGTCGATACTACTATCGTAAACGTAGCCCTAAACGACATGAGAGGTAGTTTAGGGGCTACCCTTACCGATGTTGCCTGGGTGATCACGGCCTATGCGATTGCGAACGTAATCGTTATCCCGATGACCAGCTGGTTATCGCAACAATTCGGTCGAAGAAACTATTTTGCAGCCTCCATTATTATCTTTACCGTTTCCTCTTTTCTTTGTGGTAATGCCTCCAATATATGGGAGTTGGTAGCCTTTCGTTTTATCCAGGGTATGGGAGGTGGTGCCTTATTGGTAACCGCTCAGACCATTATTACGGAAAGCTATCCCGCAGCCAAACGAGGAATGGCACAGGCAATTTATGGTATGGGTGTTATTGTGGGACCTACTTTAGGTCCGCCATTAGGAGGTTATCTGGTTGATAATTTTTCCTGGCCGTATATTTTCTATATCAATATACCATTGGGAATTATCGCTACGGTATTGACCCTTTCGTTTGTGAAGAGTCCGAAATATGGTGAAAAATTAAAAGCCAATCAGGTCGATTGGTGGGGCATTGTGTTCCTTTCGTCCTTTATCGGTTCCCTACAGTTTGTTTTGGAACACGGACAACAAGACGACTGGTTTGCCGATCCGATCATTGTAACCCTTAGTGTTGTTTCATTCTTCGGATTATTACTGTTTATCTGGCGACAGTTAACCTATAAATATCCGATTGTAAACTTGCGTGTATTGCAGGATCGAAACCTTCGGGTAGGAACCATTATGTGTTTTATTCTTGGATTCGGGTTATACGGTTCCACGTTTATTATCCCGATCTATACACAGTCCATTTTAGGATGGACGGCTACGGATGCCGGTTTATTATTGATTCCGAGTTCGATTATGACCGGATTTATGATGCCAATCATTGGCCGACTGATTCAGAAAGGCGTACCGCAATCGTATATGGTTGCCGCCGGATTCCTGTTGTTCTTTATTTTCACCTTCTGGATGCACAATGTGATCACGCCGGATACCGGAACCGAACATATGTTCTGGCCGTTAATTCTTAGAGGGGTTGGTTTGGGATTATTATTCGTACCGATTACCACGTTGGCACTGTCGACTTTAAAAGGGAAAAATATTGGCGAAGGAGCCGCTTTTACCGGGATGATGCGTCAGTTGGGTGGTTCGTTCGGTATTGCGATCATCACGACCTTTATTGCTCGTTTTACGCAATCACACCGTGTGGATCTGATCGCCAATTTAGACGGATCCAAATTCGAGGTACAACAACGCATTCAGCAATTGCAAATGGGATTTATGTCGAAAGGATTTAGCAGTAGCGAAGCATTGGACAAAGCGCATAAAGCCATTGAAATGTCGGTTATGAAGCAGAGTACGGTATTGGCCTATATGGATATTTTTATGTATCTGGGAATCCTCTTCCTGATTTGTGTACCGTTTGTACTATTGATCAAGAAAGGCGCCGGAGGCAAAGTCGACATGTCGAATGTTCATTAA